From a region of the Kwoniella mangroviensis CBS 8507 chromosome 1 map unlocalized Ctg01, whole genome shotgun sequence genome:
- a CDS encoding ribulose-phosphate 3-epimerase produces MSKCIISPSVLASDLSKLSEECQRMIDNGCDWLHMDVMDGNFVPNITMGAPILTWVKKNVPEIFMDCHMMVADPAKWVPEVAKAGGKSYTFHYEATSDPEGVISLIKQHDMLVGLAISPETPASVITEALGNAVDMLLVMTVRPGHGGQKFMPECLEKVKELRERFPGKNIQVDGGVGSGNACQCARAGSNVLVAGTAIFGAEDPKKTIQEMRSTVDQVIAEQKK; encoded by the exons ATGTCAAAGTGCATCATCTCTCCCTCCGTCCTTGCT AGTGATCTTTCGAAATTGTCAGAAGAATGTCAACGAATGATCGACAATGGATGCGACTGGCTACATATGG ACGTCATGGACGGTAACTTTGTACCCAACATAACGATGGGTGCCCCAATCTTGAcatgggtgaagaagaacgtCCCAGAGATATTTATGGATTGTCATATGATGGTTGCGGATCCAGCCAAATGGGTACCAGAGGTCGCTAAAGCTGGTGGAAAGAGTTATACATTCCATTATGAGGCTACTT CCGACCCAGAGGGAGTTATCTCCCTAATCAAACAACACGACATGCTCGTCGGCCTTGCCATATCGCCCGAAACTCCCGCTAGCGTCATTACCGAAGCACTCGGAAACGCCGTCGACATGTTATTAGTCATGACCGTCAGACCAGGACACGGTGGTCAGAAATTCATGCCTGAATGTttggagaaagtcaaagagCTCCGAGAGAGGTTCCCAGGTAAGAATATCCAGGTTGACGGTGGGGTAGGATCAGGGAATGCTTGTCAGTGCGCTAGAGCTG GCTCAAACGTCCTCGTAGCTGGAACAGCTATATTCGGAGCTGAAGATCCGAAAAAGACAATCCAGGAGATGAGATCTACCGTCGATCAAGTCATCGCCGAGCAGAAGAAATAG
- a CDS encoding pre-mRNA-splicing ATP-dependent RNA helicase PRP28 → MAGPLSVDEILAKQKAEKEAASKPKFLSKADRAQLALEKRQAEVQTQQEREEAERRQRIEFERAAEEERRRADAARYGADVRGSYDRFGRQEYGRPEPRYTNGHNASRSNVPTGPRGNVPPSGPRGMRDSGTPLPYNGNGNGLSTGPSTPKAGSSTPGPNSPGDVAIPTDTELNALKARYLGQKVDGKKPRLRKANDKKVVFDWNENDDTTLNERGTWTMDIKQKGPGGAMFGGRLAGFDEGGHRRGQQAFTDNHADALERRRAGKGSNDDRHWSEKPLEEMKDRDWRIFREDFAIAARGGSIPVPLRSWRESNIPLNILDIIEEIGYKEPSPIQRQAIPIGMQNRDLIGIAKTGSGKTAAFVIPMLDYIGHLPPFNDENRHKGPYALIMAPTRELAQQIEQEAARFAKPLGYNCVSIVGGRSVEEQQFNLRNGAEIIIATPGRLKDMIDKSMLVMSQCRYVVMDEADRMVDLGFELDLNFILDAMPATFIKPDDAEINHALKSGEWQGWRVTTLFSATMPPAVERLARKYLRKPATVTIGNAGEAVDTVEQRVEFVHGGEEKRKSRLIEILRTIGLPPPIIIFVNQKKTADMVLRYVQQAGLSGVSLHSGKSQEQRESSLQALRDGQVSVLVATDLAGRGIDVPDVSLVINWQMSDTIEKYVHRIGRTGRAGKNGLAITFLTNDDDEVMYDLRVEVEKSKMSKMNPELARHEAAKTKVTREMKRKRDDNDE, encoded by the exons ATGGCAGGACCACTCTCCGTAGATGAGATATTGGCAAAACAAaaagcagagaaagaggcAGCTTCAAAG CCCAAATTCCTGTCAAAAGCCGACCGAGCCCAGCTAGCATTGGAGAAACGGCAAGCTGAAGTGCAAACTCAGcaggaaagggaagaagctgaacgtAGACAGCGTATAGAGTTTGAACGTGctgctgaagaggaaaggaggagggCCGATGCTGCCAGGTATGGTGCAGATGTCAGGGGATCAT ATGACCGATTCGGACGACAAGAATACGGACGACCCGAACCTCGGTATACCAACGGACACAACGCATCTCGATCGAATGTACCTACCGGACCAAGAGGGAACGTTCCACCCTCCGGTCCAAGGGGCATGAGAGATTCTGGTACTCCTCTGCCATataatggtaatggtaatggaCTGTCGACCGGACCTTCGACACCCAAAGCTGGATCTTCAACTCCCGGACCAAATTCTCCAGGTGACGTCGCTATACCGACAGATACAGAGCTGAACGCGTTGAAAGCTAGATATCTAGGTCAAAAAgtagatgggaagaaacCTAGGTTGAGAAAAGCAAATGATAAGAAAGTGGTATTCGATTGGAACGAAAATGACGACACGACATTGAATGAACGGGGTACATGGACGATGGACATTAAGCAGAAGGGTCCAGGAGGCGCGATGTTTGGGGGCAGATTAGCGGGTtttgatgaaggtggtcACAGGAGGGGTCAACAGGCTTTTACCGATAA CCACGCCGACGCCCTGGAACGTCGACGAGCAGGTAAAGGATCCAACGATGATCGACACTGGTCCGAAAAGCCTctagaggagatgaaagatcgTGATTGGCGTATTTTCAGGGAAGATTTCGCTATCGCCGCCAGAGGTGGTAGTATTCCTGTTCCGCTACGGTCATGGAGAGAGTCGAATATACCGCTAAATATCTTGGACATAATCGAAGAAATTGGGTATAAAGAACCTTCACCTATTCAGCGACAGGCTATACCGATTGGTATGCAGAATAGGGATTTGATTGGTATCGCCAAGACTG GTTCCGGTAAAACCGCTGCTTTCGTCATACCCATGCTGGATTACATCGGTCATTTACCCCCATTCAATGACGAGAATCGACATAAAGGTCCTTACGCTTTGATCATGGCGCCAACTCGAGAGTTGGCTCAACAGATCGAACAAGAGGCTGCGCGATTCGCCAAGCCCCTAGGTTACAACTGTGTATCTATCGTTGGTGGAAGATCAGTAGAAGAACAGCAATTCAACTTACGAAACGGTGCTGAGATCATCATTGCCACCCCTGGTCGTCTAAAAGATATGATCGATAAATCAATGCTGGTTATGTCTCAATGTCGTTACGTTGTCATGGATGAAGCCGATAGAATGGTTGATCTAGGTTTCGAACTGGATCTTAACTTCATCTTAGATGCCATGCCTGCTACGTTCATCAAACCGGATGATGCTGAGATCAATCATGCTTTGAAATCGGGTGAATGGCAAGGATGGAGAGTGACAACCTTGTTCTCCGCCACTATGCCTCCTGCGGTAGAACGACTAGCTCGGAAGTACCTTAGGAAACCTGCAACAGTCACTATCGGTAATGCGGGTGAAGCGGTCGATACCGTTGAACAACGAGTCGAATTCGTCCAcggtggagaagagaagaggaaatcgaGACTCATCGAAATTTTACGAACTATCGGCTTACCCCCGCCTATCATCATATTTGTTAATCAGAAGAAGACCGCTGATATGGTACTTCGATATGTTCAACAAGCCGGGTTGAGTGGAGTCTCTTTACATTCAGGTAAATCGCAAGAACAGAGAGAAAGTTCGCTTCAAGCTTTACGTGATGGTCAGGTATCTGTGTTGGTCGCCACGGATTTGGCCGGAAGAGGTATAGATGTACCGGATGTCTCGTTGGTTATCAATTGGCAAATGTCAGATACGATTGAGAAGTACGTTCATAGGATCGGAAGAACAGGTAGAGCGGGTAAGAATGGTTTGGCGATTACATTCTTGaccaatgacgatgatgaggtcATGTATGATTTGAGGGTCGAGGTGGAAAAATCGAAAATGTCAAAGATGAATCCTGAATTGGCGAGACATGAGGCTGCGAAGACGAAAGTGAcgagggagatgaag agaaagagggatgataatgatgagtAG
- a CDS encoding cytochrome c, which translates to MSDKYTPGDVSKGASIFKTRCAQCHTLKSNEGNKVGPALHGLFGRKSGSVDGYSYTAANVNKGVTWEGQTLFEYLENPKKYIPGTKMAFAGLKKAKDRNDLISFLEAETK; encoded by the exons ATGTCTGACAAATACACTCCTG GTGACGTCTCTAAAGGTGCCAGtatcttcaag ACCCGATGTGCCCAATGTCACA CATTGAAATCGAATGAGGGGAATAAAGTCGGACCTGCGCTTCATGGATTGTTCGGTCGAAAGTCTGGATCGGTTGATGGCTACTCATATACAG CTGCCAACGTTAACAAAGGTGTTACCTGG GAAGGACAAACTCTCTTCGAATATCTCGAGAACCCTAAGAAGTACATTCCCGGTACCAAGATGGCTTTCGCTGGTTTGAAGAAGGCGAAAGATAGGAATGATTTAATTAGTTTCTTAGAGGCTGAAACTAAGTAG